One genomic segment of bacterium includes these proteins:
- a CDS encoding methyltransferase domain-containing protein: MLAQIQSIPDEINTLGECLLEANQIQDALALFELAASHEPDNGQFANNLAIARFQSGGLTGAVSGLETALRCGGDRRLFALNYADLARTRPRLLRRGLEVCRDYLEQCGQDAEVSTVANLIEQEIETAHKEFYDALAATPLHARLKVNGAAEPQHLVEMGEKLADCIQENLEGLSEARTVLDFGVGLGRVLWPLSQRLPGARFIGFDVDPMMLASLAGVDALSDTEYVYTTHDIPDNSVDAAYVISVFTHLARTTDYWLWELNRVLAPGGRAFITYHDETLYDELRKRVGGTLTFTGRTTVGRCTEGSTNMGTYYETREWERTVGRFFKIIRTVPRGLGGHQSFSVLEKGEARVDSLDIHRIYMRDLETELYRMRDEAGLEI, from the coding sequence ATGTTGGCACAAATACAGTCCATTCCCGATGAGATCAACACATTGGGTGAATGTCTGTTGGAGGCCAATCAAATTCAGGATGCCCTGGCGCTTTTCGAACTCGCAGCCAGCCACGAACCCGACAATGGCCAATTTGCCAACAATCTGGCTATTGCCCGCTTCCAGTCGGGAGGCTTGACCGGCGCCGTTTCAGGCCTGGAGACCGCACTGCGCTGCGGAGGAGACCGCCGGCTATTTGCTTTGAATTATGCCGACCTGGCCCGCACCCGACCGCGCCTGCTGCGCCGCGGGCTGGAAGTTTGCCGGGACTATCTGGAGCAATGCGGCCAAGACGCCGAAGTGTCGACAGTGGCGAACCTCATCGAGCAAGAAATCGAAACGGCCCACAAGGAGTTTTACGATGCCTTGGCAGCCACGCCGCTGCACGCCAGGTTGAAGGTCAACGGCGCGGCGGAGCCGCAGCATCTCGTCGAGATGGGAGAGAAACTCGCGGATTGCATCCAGGAGAATCTGGAGGGTCTGTCCGAGGCCCGCACCGTGCTGGATTTCGGTGTCGGTCTGGGACGGGTCCTGTGGCCCCTTTCGCAAAGACTGCCCGGGGCGCGGTTCATCGGTTTCGATGTGGATCCCATGATGTTGGCCAGCCTGGCCGGTGTCGATGCCCTGTCAGACACCGAATACGTCTACACCACCCACGACATTCCCGACAACAGTGTCGACGCGGCCTATGTGATTTCGGTGTTCACCCATCTTGCCCGCACCACCGACTACTGGCTGTGGGAATTGAACCGGGTCCTGGCGCCGGGAGGTCGTGCCTTCATCACCTACCACGACGAGACGCTCTACGATGAACTCCGTAAACGAGTCGGCGGAACGCTTACCTTCACCGGGCGCACGACCGTGGGGCGTTGTACCGAAGGTTCCACGAACATGGGGACTTACTATGAAACCAGGGAATGGGAGCGTACGGTGGGCCGTTTCTTCAAGATCATTCGCACCGTGCCGCGCGGACTGGGCGGGCATCAATCCTTTTCGGTGCTGGAAAAGGGCGAGGCGAGGGTCGACTCGCTGGACATCCACCGGATCTACATGAGGGACCTGGAAACGGAGTTGTACAGGATGCGGGACGAGGCCGGCCTCGAAATCTGA